The Polycladomyces subterraneus genome contains a region encoding:
- a CDS encoding polyprenyl synthetase family protein, whose protein sequence is METVEQYLQEKAGLVNDRLAQYVESWNDIPKRLKESVAYSLLAGGKRLRPVLVLATAEALGTEAERALPFACALEMIHTYSLIHDDLPAMDDDDYRRGRLTNHKVYGEAMAILAGDALLTKAFGLMAEGALTIGLPGATALKLIAEASRRAGAEGMVGGQVDDILHENQSVTLETLQSIHRRKTGDLITFSVRLGGMVARADEIQMEKLTRFAEGLGLAFQIQDDILDVIGDREKLGKETGSDEARNKATYPSLLGLSASKEHLRKTIEEAKSWIEGETWLNTRTLLGLADFLTTRDR, encoded by the coding sequence GTGGAAACCGTAGAACAATACTTGCAGGAAAAGGCCGGTCTGGTGAACGATCGGCTGGCTCAATATGTTGAATCGTGGAATGATATTCCAAAGCGGTTGAAAGAATCCGTAGCTTATTCTCTGTTGGCCGGCGGCAAGCGTTTGCGGCCGGTTTTGGTGTTGGCGACGGCAGAGGCGCTCGGAACGGAAGCGGAGCGGGCTCTTCCTTTTGCATGTGCGTTGGAGATGATTCATACGTACTCTCTGATTCACGACGATCTTCCGGCAATGGATGATGACGACTATCGGCGAGGGCGGCTGACCAACCACAAGGTATACGGGGAAGCGATGGCCATTTTGGCCGGAGACGCGCTATTGACCAAAGCATTCGGTTTGATGGCGGAAGGAGCGCTGACGATCGGACTACCGGGCGCTACCGCTTTGAAACTGATCGCGGAGGCCTCCCGCCGTGCCGGAGCAGAAGGCATGGTAGGCGGTCAGGTGGACGACATCCTTCATGAGAATCAATCGGTTACACTGGAAACGCTTCAATCGATTCACCGCCGCAAAACCGGCGACCTGATCACATTCTCTGTCCGATTGGGCGGTATGGTGGCACGAGCCGATGAAATACAAATGGAGAAGCTGACTCGTTTCGCTGAAGGATTGGGGTTGGCGTTTCAGATTCAAGATGACATTCTGGATGTAATTGGCGACCGCGAGAAATTGGGAAAAGAGACTGGCAGCGACGAAGCGAGAAACAAAGCGACGTATCCCTCCTTGCTGGGTCTGTCCGCTTCAAAGGAACACCTTCGGAAAACAATTGAGGAAGCAAAAAGCTGGATTGAGGGAGAAACATGGTTGAATACCCGCACACTATTGGGATTGGCCGATTTTTTGACAACACGCGATCGTTGA
- the dxs gene encoding 1-deoxy-D-xylulose-5-phosphate synthase, with translation MHLDQIDSPKKLKELSVDQLSKLAEEIRQFLIESLSKTGGHLAPNLGVVELTLALHYLFDSPKDKIIWDVGHQAYVHKILTGRKHLFPTLRQYKGLCGFPKMSESEHDVWETGHSSTSLSAAMGMAAARDLKGEDHKVIAVIGDGALTGGMALEAMNHIGNEKKDLIVVLNDNEMSISPNVGALHNYLGRLRTYKGYKKAKELVEYWLEKMPSGDTFAKTLERVKDSIKYLVVSGVLFEKLGFTYLGPVDGHKLDELMECLRQAAKTSGPVLVHVITKKGYGYKPAEENSVAYHGVGAYKIESGEFMKKAGKGPDYAKVFGSTLVKLAENDSRIVAITPAMLTGSKLDAFAERFPDRCFDVGIAEQHATTFAAGLATQGMKPVLAIYSTFLQRGYDQLIHDVCRQNLNVVIAVDRAGLVGADGETHQGVYDIAYMRSVPNIVIMMPKDENELQHMLYTAVQYDAGPIAVRFPRGAGMGVSMDTTFRTIPIGQSEVVRDGNDVALLAFGPMVALAEEAAEQLKREGISAKVINARFAKPLDERMLLELSRTGMPVITIEEGARMGGFGSAVLEFYADRNIHGMVIKNIAIPDYFVEHGSVEEQRREVGLTVENIVQTVRSVAPAMPRKRQRA, from the coding sequence ATGCACCTCGATCAAATTGATTCACCAAAAAAACTGAAAGAGCTTTCCGTGGATCAATTATCGAAGTTGGCTGAAGAGATCCGCCAGTTTCTGATCGAAAGCCTGTCCAAGACCGGTGGCCACTTGGCGCCCAACCTGGGTGTGGTCGAGCTGACGCTGGCGCTTCATTATCTGTTCGACAGCCCCAAGGATAAGATCATTTGGGATGTTGGTCACCAGGCTTATGTGCACAAAATTTTGACCGGACGGAAGCACTTGTTTCCCACATTGCGGCAATACAAGGGACTGTGCGGTTTTCCAAAGATGAGTGAAAGCGAGCACGATGTATGGGAAACCGGTCACAGCAGTACCTCGCTTTCGGCGGCGATGGGGATGGCGGCGGCTCGCGATCTAAAAGGGGAAGACCATAAGGTGATCGCCGTCATCGGTGACGGGGCGCTGACCGGCGGTATGGCCTTGGAAGCGATGAACCATATTGGTAACGAAAAAAAGGATTTGATTGTGGTTCTCAATGACAATGAGATGTCCATCTCTCCCAACGTGGGAGCATTGCATAATTATTTGGGTCGGTTGCGCACCTATAAAGGTTACAAAAAAGCGAAGGAACTGGTGGAGTACTGGCTGGAGAAAATGCCGTCCGGCGATACGTTCGCCAAGACGCTGGAACGCGTCAAGGACAGCATCAAATATTTGGTCGTCTCCGGCGTATTGTTTGAAAAACTCGGCTTTACCTATCTCGGACCGGTAGACGGCCACAAACTGGACGAACTGATGGAATGCCTTCGTCAGGCCGCCAAAACCAGCGGCCCTGTTTTGGTGCACGTCATTACCAAAAAGGGATACGGATACAAACCGGCAGAGGAAAACTCGGTTGCTTACCACGGTGTGGGGGCATACAAAATCGAGTCGGGCGAGTTCATGAAAAAAGCGGGCAAAGGACCTGATTATGCCAAAGTGTTTGGCAGTACGTTGGTCAAATTGGCTGAAAACGATTCGCGGATCGTTGCCATTACCCCGGCGATGCTGACTGGCTCCAAATTGGACGCATTTGCCGAGCGGTTCCCGGATCGTTGTTTCGACGTGGGCATCGCCGAACAACATGCGACCACGTTTGCGGCAGGGTTGGCCACACAGGGAATGAAGCCAGTTTTGGCCATTTACTCCACGTTTTTGCAGCGAGGGTACGATCAACTGATTCATGATGTGTGCCGTCAAAATCTGAATGTAGTGATCGCGGTTGACCGTGCCGGTTTGGTCGGTGCGGACGGTGAGACGCATCAGGGTGTGTACGATATCGCTTACATGCGCAGTGTACCGAATATTGTCATCATGATGCCCAAAGATGAGAACGAACTGCAACACATGTTGTATACAGCCGTACAGTATGATGCGGGTCCGATCGCGGTACGATTCCCACGCGGCGCCGGGATGGGTGTATCGATGGACACGACGTTCCGCACCATCCCGATCGGCCAGTCCGAAGTGGTGCGTGATGGAAACGACGTGGCACTACTGGCTTTTGGTCCAATGGTGGCGCTGGCTGAGGAAGCGGCTGAACAGTTGAAACGGGAGGGGATCTCTGCCAAAGTGATCAATGCCCGGTTCGCAAAACCGCTGGACGAGAGGATGTTATTGGAGCTGAGTCGGACAGGGATGCCCGTCATTACGATTGAAGAAGGGGCACGCATGGGCGGATTCGGCAGTGCGGTGCTGGAGTTTTATGCAGATCGGAACATTCATGGCATGGTGATCAAGAACATCGCCATTCCGGACTACTTTGTCGAACACGGAAGTGTGGAAGAACAGCGGCGGGAAGTCGGTCTCACAGTGGAAAACATTGTGCAGACGGTACGTAGTGTGGCACCGGCGATGCCGCGAAAGCGACAACGGGCGTAG